A genomic window from Methylorubrum extorquens includes:
- a CDS encoding ABC transporter permease, giving the protein MSEFSQRLGRGLVRGLPLLWLALFFLVPFAVTLKISFSSPATAQPPYLPVLEWDGGLEGWREFFEALDFQNYQMIAADALYRDAALSSLGYAALATAILVLIGTPTAYAMARASARWQPILVALVIVPFWTSFLIRVYAWIAILKPEGLLNAALLKLGLIAAPLPILDSPFGVLIGLAYAYLPFMVLPLYAVMSRLDPALTEAAADLGASRARAFFTVTLPLSLPGLAAGALLCFIPMVGEFIIPDLLGGSDTLMLGRVLWSEFFSNRDWPLASAVAVILLILVVGPVVLFREAELRREEAAEGGRR; this is encoded by the coding sequence ATGAGCGAGTTCTCTCAGCGTCTGGGCCGTGGTCTCGTCCGGGGCTTGCCGCTGCTGTGGCTGGCGTTGTTCTTCCTCGTGCCCTTCGCGGTGACGCTGAAGATCAGCTTCTCCTCGCCGGCCACCGCGCAGCCGCCCTACCTGCCGGTGCTCGAATGGGATGGCGGCCTGGAGGGATGGCGCGAGTTCTTCGAGGCGCTCGACTTCCAGAACTACCAGATGATCGCAGCCGACGCGCTCTACCGCGATGCCGCCCTCTCCTCGCTGGGCTATGCCGCGCTCGCCACCGCGATCCTTGTCCTGATCGGCACGCCGACGGCCTACGCCATGGCCCGCGCCTCGGCGCGCTGGCAGCCGATCCTGGTGGCGCTCGTCATCGTGCCGTTCTGGACGAGTTTTCTGATCCGGGTCTATGCCTGGATCGCGATCCTGAAGCCCGAGGGCCTGCTCAACGCGGCCCTCCTGAAACTCGGCCTGATCGCCGCGCCGCTGCCGATCCTCGATTCGCCCTTCGGCGTGCTGATCGGTCTCGCTTACGCCTACCTGCCCTTCATGGTGCTGCCGCTCTACGCGGTGATGAGCCGGCTCGACCCGGCGCTCACCGAGGCTGCCGCCGATCTCGGCGCCTCGCGGGCGCGGGCCTTCTTCACCGTCACCCTGCCGCTCAGCCTGCCCGGCCTCGCCGCCGGGGCGCTGCTCTGCTTCATCCCGATGGTCGGCGAGTTCATCATCCCCGATCTGCTCGGCGGCTCCGACACGCTGATGCTCGGGCGCGTGCTGTGGAGCGAGTTCTTCTCCAACCGCGACTGGCCGCTCGCCTCCGCCGTAGCGGTGATACTGCTGATCCTCGTGGTCGGCCCCGTGGTGCTGTTTCGTGAGGCCGAGCTGCGCCGCGAGGAAGCGGCGGAGGGGGGAAGGCGATGA
- a CDS encoding ABC transporter ATP-binding protein, which produces MHASTPLPNQRLRLERVTKRFSAQTAVDAVSLDLAEGEFFCLLGPSGCGKSTLLRMVAGFETPDSGTIRLGETDLTALPPHRRPVNMMFQSYALFPHMSVAANLAYGLKGLGLSRAQAAGRVKDLLRLVRLEGFEGRRPDTLSGGQRQRVALARALAREPRLLLLDEPLGALDRALREETQAELRAIQRRLGTSFIVVTHDAAEAMALADRIGVMERGRLVQVGPARALYERPASRYVAGLLGDVNLIDGRLGRAEPGRIRSVETALGILRASGEGEAGNAVVIAVRPERLIVRGEGASDGLSGLLSEATFLGDRIRYRVEMANGTTLRASAALPAPGPIPAVGKTVTLEVPAESAWILPA; this is translated from the coding sequence TTGCACGCAAGCACTCCCCTTCCGAACCAGAGGCTCCGCCTGGAGCGGGTCACCAAGCGCTTTTCCGCGCAGACGGCCGTCGATGCGGTCTCCCTCGACCTCGCGGAAGGTGAGTTCTTCTGTCTGCTCGGGCCGTCCGGCTGCGGCAAGAGCACCCTGCTGCGGATGGTGGCGGGGTTCGAGACGCCGGATTCCGGCACGATCCGCCTCGGTGAGACCGATCTGACGGCGCTGCCGCCCCACCGGCGGCCGGTCAACATGATGTTCCAGTCCTACGCGCTGTTCCCGCATATGAGCGTGGCGGCCAACCTCGCCTACGGCTTGAAGGGTCTGGGCCTGAGCCGGGCGCAGGCCGCCGGGCGGGTGAAGGATCTCCTCCGGCTCGTGCGGCTCGAAGGCTTCGAGGGGCGCCGCCCCGACACACTCTCGGGCGGCCAGCGCCAGCGGGTGGCCCTGGCCCGCGCACTCGCCCGCGAGCCGCGCCTCCTGCTTCTCGACGAGCCGCTCGGAGCGCTCGACCGCGCCCTGCGCGAGGAGACGCAAGCGGAATTGCGGGCGATCCAGCGGCGGCTCGGCACGAGCTTCATCGTCGTCACCCACGATGCCGCGGAAGCGATGGCGCTCGCCGACCGGATCGGAGTCATGGAGCGTGGACGCCTCGTGCAGGTGGGGCCGGCGCGCGCGCTCTACGAGCGCCCGGCAAGCCGCTACGTCGCGGGCCTGCTTGGCGACGTGAACCTGATCGACGGCCGCCTCGGGCGGGCCGAACCCGGCCGAATCCGCAGCGTCGAGACGGCTCTCGGCATCCTGCGCGCGAGCGGCGAGGGCGAGGCGGGCAACGCGGTGGTGATCGCGGTTCGGCCCGAGCGTCTGATCGTGCGCGGGGAGGGGGCCTCCGATGGGTTGTCCGGCCTTCTGAGCGAGGCGACCTTCCTCGGCGACCGCATCCGCTACCGGGTCGAGATGGCGAACGGCACGACGTTACGCGCCTCCGCCGCCCTGCCGGCGCCCGGCCCGATCCCGGCCGTCGGCAAGACCGTCACCCTCGAGGTGCCCGCCGAATCCGCGTGGATTCTGCCGGCATGA
- a CDS encoding DNA polymerase III subunit delta', producing the protein MRPDSARTARDARTEAEAGDLAHVPRPREQNRLLGHAHAEAAFAGALAVGRLHHAWLIGGPTGIGKATLAYRVARRLVADPRTLPSPDSLDVPEDHPAARQVTALSHPNLVALRRVQAPGAKTLPTRISVDAAREALALFGATAGGEGGWRVCIVDSAEDLNANSANALLKMIEEPPPRAIFLIVSHAPGRLLPTIRSRCRALALRALPEADVRAVIEGFPAPFPRPEPAALARAVSLCEGSVARAVALLDPATAAVEAEVSALLAGLPEPDGRRVLKLAETLAGRDAEPLLATVLDAMQRHVAAEIDRRKGEGPASLLALVEAAERIASTAREAAIYNLDRRPLVLAAFRELSGATRSPSPS; encoded by the coding sequence ATGCGGCCTGATTCCGCCCGGACCGCCCGCGACGCCCGCACCGAGGCCGAGGCAGGCGATCTCGCCCACGTCCCGCGCCCGCGCGAGCAGAACCGCCTCCTTGGGCACGCTCACGCGGAGGCCGCCTTCGCGGGGGCGCTCGCCGTGGGCCGGCTCCATCATGCGTGGCTGATCGGTGGTCCCACCGGCATCGGCAAGGCGACGCTGGCCTACCGGGTCGCGCGCCGGCTCGTGGCCGACCCGCGCACGCTCCCCTCCCCCGATTCCCTCGACGTACCAGAGGACCACCCGGCCGCGCGGCAGGTGACGGCCCTTTCGCACCCGAATCTGGTGGCGCTGCGCCGGGTCCAGGCGCCGGGCGCCAAGACGCTGCCGACCCGCATCTCGGTCGATGCCGCCCGCGAGGCGCTCGCTCTGTTCGGGGCCACCGCGGGCGGGGAGGGCGGCTGGCGCGTCTGCATCGTCGACAGCGCCGAGGATCTGAACGCCAACAGCGCCAACGCGCTCCTGAAGATGATCGAGGAGCCGCCGCCGCGCGCCATCTTCCTCATTGTCTCCCACGCGCCGGGCCGCCTGCTGCCGACGATCCGCTCGCGCTGCCGGGCACTGGCGCTGCGTGCGCTGCCCGAGGCGGACGTGCGCGCGGTGATCGAGGGGTTTCCGGCGCCCTTCCCCCGGCCCGAGCCGGCGGCTCTGGCGCGCGCCGTCTCCCTCTGCGAAGGCTCGGTCGCCCGCGCGGTGGCGCTCCTCGACCCCGCCACCGCCGCGGTCGAGGCCGAGGTTTCGGCTCTTCTCGCCGGGCTGCCCGAGCCGGACGGGCGGCGCGTGCTCAAGCTCGCCGAAACGCTCGCCGGCCGCGACGCCGAACCCTTGCTCGCCACGGTGCTCGATGCGATGCAGCGCCACGTCGCCGCCGAGATCGACCGGCGCAAGGGGGAGGGCCCGGCCTCTCTGCTGGCCCTGGTCGAGGCCGCCGAGCGCATCGCGTCCACGGCCCGCGAGGCAGCGATCTACAATCTCGACCGCCGGCCGCTGGTGCTCGCGGCCTTCCGGGAGTTGTCGGGCGCAACGCGGAGTCCGTCGCCGTCTTGA
- a CDS encoding DUF2339 domain-containing protein yields MDDSFFLSAALIVLALALSGPAGLLLALRQRHHIRVLERRLALVEARPIAGAKPIAAPIPAPEPVRPEAAPEAVPPAPSPVSPPAPPRSAVPAVARERPISAPAPSIEERFGTRWTVWVGGLALAFGAVLLVRYSAERGLFGPGVRIAGALALAFGLVGLGEFLRRRLRGSEPVPPIWPDVPAMVTAAGTVGLFGAVYAAHALYGFIGPGLAFAGLAATGLAAMVAALLHGPALAGIGLVGALATPLLVGGGGTSLWPLALYLPVVAGSAYAFAWLKGWRALAVAGGVGAAAWALFLTVLPGESVAVQVHLVLQQALAILVFAVLPGRGVPDEQARLDRFAALALTVTGGVALAVLGLTAHAGGGLGWAAAALAATVLPALAGFIAAPAAAGGVVAALTLAGALVLWPEAAEPLNAPFFFLWSGTDHPGLLLALALAGSLAVAGLGALRLLGASRLPYVTALAFAAGAAGAPLAALALAYLRITGGAVAPDFAAAAGGLAAGFCGLAVLCRRQGDATPSPALDLGLGAFAAAAVASLCLGLVFALAGGSLTPALAGAALATGLIARRLDIPALRWCVAGLAVIVAARLAWDPALIQGGLSDRLILNGLVTAYGLPALCFGLAAWAIRRPDRPADIPEQVAQALSLLLSGLFVFLEIRHTLHGGTLADPGTSVLEQGLTTLTALGFSLVLVRFSGPSASPVIRFGGLAFACLALFQGALGLGLAANPLLTDEPVTGGLILNDAVLAYALPAAAAFALARAARQAGQDVRPVWFVRMAGGLGLALSFLALCLAVRHGFQGERLGLDRETGQAEWYAYSAVWLGLGLVALGYGILRGSATARLASAVLVGLATLKVFLFDLSGLEGPLRALSFLGLGGCLIGIGLVYQRLVFAPAPRPATPDA; encoded by the coding sequence ATGGACGATAGTTTTTTCCTGAGCGCGGCACTGATCGTGCTGGCGCTCGCGCTGTCCGGTCCGGCCGGCCTGCTGCTGGCATTGCGGCAGCGCCACCATATCCGGGTGCTCGAGCGGCGCCTCGCTCTGGTGGAGGCGCGTCCGATCGCCGGCGCCAAGCCCATCGCAGCTCCGATCCCTGCGCCGGAGCCGGTTCGTCCGGAAGCGGCGCCTGAAGCGGTGCCACCCGCTCCGTCGCCCGTCTCCCCGCCCGCACCGCCGCGCAGTGCCGTTCCAGCCGTGGCACGGGAGCGGCCGATTTCGGCCCCCGCCCCCTCCATCGAGGAGCGCTTCGGCACCCGCTGGACCGTGTGGGTCGGCGGCCTCGCCCTCGCCTTCGGCGCGGTGCTGCTCGTGCGCTACTCGGCCGAGCGCGGCCTGTTCGGGCCGGGCGTGCGTATCGCGGGCGCTCTTGCCCTCGCCTTCGGCCTCGTCGGGCTCGGAGAGTTCCTGAGACGGCGCCTGCGCGGATCGGAGCCTGTGCCTCCGATCTGGCCCGATGTGCCGGCCATGGTCACCGCCGCCGGCACGGTCGGCCTGTTCGGCGCGGTCTACGCCGCGCACGCCCTCTACGGCTTCATCGGGCCGGGCCTGGCCTTCGCGGGATTGGCGGCGACGGGCCTCGCCGCCATGGTCGCCGCCCTGCTGCACGGGCCGGCGCTCGCCGGGATCGGCCTCGTCGGTGCGCTCGCCACGCCGCTTCTCGTCGGGGGCGGGGGGACGAGCCTTTGGCCGCTCGCCCTCTACCTGCCTGTGGTGGCAGGCAGCGCCTACGCCTTCGCCTGGCTGAAGGGCTGGCGTGCGCTCGCGGTAGCGGGCGGCGTCGGCGCGGCGGCCTGGGCCCTGTTCCTCACCGTCCTGCCCGGTGAGAGTGTCGCCGTGCAGGTTCACCTCGTGCTGCAGCAGGCGCTGGCGATCCTCGTCTTCGCCGTCCTGCCGGGGCGCGGCGTGCCCGATGAGCAAGCGCGCCTCGACCGCTTCGCCGCCCTCGCCCTCACGGTGACGGGGGGCGTGGCGCTGGCGGTGCTCGGCCTGACGGCGCATGCGGGCGGCGGCCTGGGTTGGGCCGCCGCCGCCCTGGCGGCGACCGTGCTGCCCGCGCTTGCGGGTTTCATCGCCGCGCCCGCCGCCGCAGGGGGCGTCGTCGCGGCCCTGACGCTCGCCGGCGCCCTCGTGCTCTGGCCGGAGGCGGCCGAGCCTTTGAACGCCCCCTTCTTCTTCCTCTGGTCCGGCACGGACCATCCCGGCCTGCTGCTGGCACTGGCCTTGGCCGGATCGCTCGCGGTCGCGGGTCTCGGCGCGCTGCGGCTCCTGGGGGCCAGCCGCCTGCCCTACGTCACTGCGCTGGCCTTCGCGGCGGGCGCGGCGGGGGCGCCCCTCGCGGCACTCGCCCTGGCCTATCTGCGAATCACGGGCGGCGCGGTGGCGCCGGACTTCGCCGCCGCCGCGGGGGGGCTGGCCGCCGGATTCTGCGGTCTTGCCGTCCTGTGCCGACGGCAGGGCGACGCGACCCCCTCCCCGGCCCTTGACCTCGGGCTCGGCGCCTTCGCCGCGGCGGCGGTGGCGAGCCTGTGCCTCGGCCTCGTCTTCGCCCTCGCGGGCGGCTCGCTGACGCCGGCCCTCGCCGGGGCGGCGCTCGCCACCGGCCTGATCGCCCGGCGCCTCGATATCCCGGCCCTGCGCTGGTGCGTGGCAGGTCTGGCCGTCATCGTCGCCGCGCGGCTCGCCTGGGATCCGGCGCTGATCCAGGGCGGCCTGTCGGACCGGCTCATCCTCAACGGGCTCGTGACCGCCTACGGCCTGCCGGCCCTGTGCTTCGGCCTTGCCGCCTGGGCGATCCGCCGACCGGATCGCCCGGCGGACATCCCGGAGCAGGTAGCGCAGGCCTTGAGCCTTCTGCTCTCGGGCCTGTTCGTCTTCTTGGAGATCCGTCACACGCTCCATGGCGGCACCCTGGCCGATCCGGGTACGAGCGTGCTGGAACAGGGTCTGACGACGCTGACCGCCCTCGGCTTCTCCCTGGTGCTGGTGCGGTTCTCCGGTCCCTCGGCCTCGCCGGTGATCCGCTTCGGCGGCCTCGCCTTCGCCTGCCTCGCCCTGTTCCAGGGCGCGCTGGGTCTCGGGCTCGCCGCCAACCCGCTCCTCACCGACGAGCCAGTCACGGGCGGGCTCATCCTGAACGACGCCGTGCTCGCCTACGCCCTGCCGGCGGCGGCGGCCTTCGCCCTGGCGCGGGCGGCGCGGCAGGCGGGACAAGACGTGCGGCCCGTCTGGTTCGTGCGCATGGCCGGCGGCCTGGGGCTGGCCCTGAGCTTCCTCGCCCTGTGCCTTGCCGTACGCCACGGCTTCCAGGGCGAGCGGCTCGGGCTCGACCGGGAGACCGGGCAGGCGGAGTGGTACGCCTACTCGGCGGTATGGCTCGGCCTGGGCCTCGTCGCCCTCGGCTACGGCATCCTGCGCGGGTCGGCGACCGCGCGGCTGGCCTCCGCCGTGCTGGTGGGGCTGGCGACGCTCAAGGTGTTCCTGTTCGACCTCTCGGGCCTGGAGGGGCCGCTGCGGGCGCTGTCCTTCCTCGGGCTCGGCGGCTGCCTGATCGGCATCGGTCTCGTCTACCAGCGCCTCGTCTTCGCGCCCGCTCCCCGGCCGGCCACGCCGGATGCGTGA
- the tmk gene encoding dTMP kinase, whose translation MSSDAPRGVFITFEGGEGAGKSTQIARLAETLRRVSGREVVTTREPGGTDRAEALRAALLRGVAKPYGPFAEALMFAAARIDHIENLISPALSRGAIVLCDRFSDSTRAYQGAAGGLDPALIDSLERVTLEDLRPDLTLILDLPPEAGLARAQRRGAGEPADRFEAEGMRFHERLRTAFHGIAEAEPKRCRVIDADLGPDAVEAAIAAAIAARWPDLLPAAGEGQGEVGKEREGQGHAA comes from the coding sequence ATGTCGAGCGATGCGCCGCGGGGCGTCTTCATCACCTTCGAGGGCGGCGAGGGGGCGGGCAAGTCCACCCAGATCGCGCGCCTCGCCGAGACCTTGCGAAGGGTGAGCGGGCGCGAGGTCGTGACCACCCGCGAGCCCGGCGGGACGGACCGGGCGGAAGCCCTGCGGGCGGCGCTGTTGCGGGGCGTGGCCAAGCCTTACGGGCCCTTCGCCGAGGCGCTGATGTTCGCCGCCGCCCGCATCGACCACATCGAGAATTTGATCAGCCCGGCCCTGAGCCGCGGCGCGATCGTGCTGTGCGACCGCTTCTCCGACTCGACCCGCGCCTATCAGGGCGCGGCCGGCGGCCTCGATCCGGCGCTGATCGACAGCCTGGAGCGAGTGACGCTCGAGGATTTGCGCCCCGACCTCACCCTGATCCTCGATCTGCCGCCCGAGGCCGGCCTCGCCCGGGCACAGCGGCGCGGGGCGGGCGAACCTGCCGACCGCTTCGAGGCCGAGGGCATGCGGTTCCACGAGCGTCTGCGGACGGCCTTCCACGGCATTGCCGAGGCCGAGCCGAAGCGCTGCCGCGTCATCGACGCGGATCTCGGACCCGATGCGGTCGAGGCCGCCATCGCCGCCGCCATCGCCGCCCGGTGGCCGGATCTGCTGCCAGCCGCGGGAGAAGGGCAGGGGGAAGTGGGTAAGGAGCGGGAAGGACAAGGTCATGCGGCCTGA
- a CDS encoding Crp/Fnr family transcriptional regulator, whose protein sequence is MATGRLASIPFFKEPGVDLSPFETRCHWRRFDENETLVDYDDISTDVYFLAMGEVRILNRSQSGKEVILGEMRTGAFFGELAALDGIGRSANVTALTRGEVCVVPAPVFRQIVFASEAIADRLFRLLAKRVRELNTRLMEHALLDLRHRLYAELLRLSVPRAGQGSDSVGERVVTPPPYHHVLAARIGCRREQVTREFTVMAGEGLIDRTRGALVIRRPDLLEARVQEALREDA, encoded by the coding sequence GTGGCGACAGGCCGGTTGGCGAGCATCCCGTTCTTCAAGGAACCGGGTGTCGATCTCTCCCCATTCGAGACGCGCTGCCACTGGCGGCGCTTCGACGAGAACGAGACGCTCGTCGATTACGACGACATCTCCACCGACGTGTATTTCCTCGCCATGGGGGAAGTACGCATCCTCAACCGGTCGCAATCCGGCAAGGAGGTCATCCTCGGCGAGATGCGCACCGGCGCCTTCTTCGGCGAGTTGGCGGCGCTGGATGGCATCGGCCGTTCGGCCAACGTCACGGCGCTCACCCGCGGCGAGGTCTGCGTGGTGCCCGCCCCTGTCTTCCGCCAGATCGTGTTCGCCTCCGAGGCCATCGCCGACCGGCTGTTCCGCCTGCTCGCCAAGCGGGTGCGCGAGTTGAACACACGGCTGATGGAGCACGCGCTGCTCGACCTGCGCCACCGTCTCTACGCCGAACTGCTGCGCCTCTCCGTGCCGCGGGCCGGGCAGGGGAGCGATTCCGTGGGTGAGCGGGTGGTGACGCCGCCGCCCTACCACCACGTTCTGGCCGCCCGCATCGGCTGCCGCCGGGAGCAGGTGACACGCGAGTTCACGGTGATGGCGGGCGAGGGCCTGATCGACCGCACCCGGGGCGCCCTCGTCATCCGCCGCCCCGACCTGCTGGAGGCGCGGGTGCAGGAGGCGCTGCGCGAGGACGCCTGA
- a CDS encoding ABC transporter permease codes for MSLFARTALALALAFLYAPILVLVAYSFNDSKLVTVWGGFSTRWYGVLFRDGPLIASALVSLKVAVLSAAIAGVLGTCAALALDRHGRFFGRGAYTGLLYAPMVMPEVITGLSLLLLFVGIGLDRGIATLVIAHATFATGFVAVVVGARLKGLDRSLEEAAADLGAGPARVFLSITLPLIAPSVAAGFLLAFTLSLDDLVIASFVSGPGATTLPMRIYSQVRLGVNPEINAASTLMIAAVGLVVLGASWLTGRKGTAV; via the coding sequence ATGAGCCTCTTCGCCCGCACGGCGCTCGCCCTCGCGCTGGCCTTCCTCTACGCGCCGATCCTCGTGCTGGTCGCCTATTCCTTCAACGATTCGAAGCTCGTGACCGTCTGGGGCGGGTTCTCGACGCGCTGGTACGGGGTGCTGTTCCGGGACGGGCCGCTGATCGCCTCGGCACTCGTCTCGCTCAAGGTCGCCGTCCTGTCGGCCGCGATCGCCGGGGTGCTCGGCACATGCGCCGCGCTGGCGCTCGACCGGCACGGGCGCTTTTTCGGGCGCGGCGCCTATACCGGGCTGCTCTACGCACCGATGGTGATGCCGGAAGTCATCACCGGTCTGTCGCTGCTGCTCCTCTTCGTCGGCATCGGCCTCGACCGGGGCATCGCGACGCTCGTCATCGCGCATGCGACCTTCGCCACGGGCTTCGTCGCGGTGGTGGTGGGTGCGCGCCTGAAAGGGCTCGACCGCTCCCTGGAGGAGGCTGCCGCCGACCTCGGCGCGGGGCCGGCCCGCGTCTTCCTCAGTATCACCCTGCCGCTGATCGCGCCCTCCGTCGCCGCCGGGTTCCTGCTCGCCTTCACCCTGTCTCTGGACGATCTCGTGATCGCGAGCTTCGTCTCGGGGCCCGGCGCCACCACCCTGCCAATGCGGATCTACAGCCAGGTCCGCCTCGGGGTGAACCCGGAGATCAACGCCGCCTCGACCCTGATGATCGCTGCCGTCGGCCTCGTGGTGCTGGGGGCCTCCTGGCTGACCGGGCGCAAGGGCACGGCGGTCTAG